From the genome of Flavobacterium ovatum, one region includes:
- the gap gene encoding type I glyceraldehyde-3-phosphate dehydrogenase: protein MKTRIAINGFGRIGRNLFRLLLNHPTIEVIAINDIADTKTMAHLLKYDSIHGVLPAKVTADETGFSVDEQHFLFYHEKTISNLDWKSLNLDYVIESTGKYKTFDDINAHILAGAKKVILSAPAEVENIKTVVLGVNEQILDGTETIISNASCTTNNAAPMIKVIDELCGIEQAYITTIHSYTTDQSLHDQPHRDLRRARGASQSIVPTTTGAAKALTKIFPELDNKLGGCGIRVPVPDGSLTDITFNVKRTVSIEEINQAFQKAAQTNLKGILDYTEDPIVSVDILGNPHSCLFDAQLTSVIDKMVKVVGWYDNEIGYSSRIIDLILFTSK, encoded by the coding sequence TTGAAAACTAGAATTGCCATCAACGGTTTTGGACGCATCGGTCGAAATCTTTTTCGATTATTACTCAACCACCCTACTATCGAGGTCATCGCTATCAACGATATTGCTGACACTAAAACGATGGCGCATTTACTAAAATACGATAGTATTCACGGCGTTTTACCCGCTAAAGTAACTGCTGATGAAACTGGATTTTCTGTTGATGAGCAACATTTTTTATTTTACCACGAAAAAACCATCTCCAATCTTGACTGGAAAAGCCTAAACCTCGATTATGTGATTGAGTCCACCGGGAAATACAAAACCTTTGACGATATAAACGCGCATATTTTGGCTGGAGCCAAAAAAGTAATTCTTTCTGCTCCTGCTGAAGTAGAAAATATCAAAACAGTTGTTTTAGGAGTCAACGAACAAATCCTTGACGGAACTGAAACTATTATTTCTAATGCCAGCTGTACGACTAACAATGCGGCACCAATGATTAAGGTGATTGATGAACTATGTGGAATAGAACAAGCATACATCACTACAATACACTCCTACACCACTGACCAAAGTTTACACGATCAACCACACAGAGATTTACGTCGGGCTCGTGGTGCAAGTCAATCTATAGTCCCTACAACTACAGGAGCAGCAAAGGCATTGACCAAAATATTTCCTGAATTAGATAATAAATTAGGAGGTTGTGGAATTCGTGTTCCTGTACCCGATGGTTCTTTGACTGATATTACTTTTAACGTAAAACGAACAGTAAGTATTGAAGAGATCAACCAAGCTTTCCAAAAAGCAGCCCAAACCAATTTAAAAGGAATCTTAGACTACACAGAAGACCCAATCGTCTCTGTAGATATTTTAGGAAATCCGCATTCGTGTTTGTTTGATGCTCAATTGACCTCCGTTATTGATAAAATGGTGAAAGTTGTAGGCTGGTACGACAATGAAATCGGCTATTCCTCTAGAATTATTGATTTAATTTTATTTACTTCAAAATAA
- a CDS encoding KUP/HAK/KT family potassium transporter has product MSISHKDLHTKLSLGGLLITLGIIYGDIGTSPLYVMKAILGDHTINADVVLGGISAVFWTLTLQTTIKYVLITLSADNHGEGGIFALYALVKKTKITWLIVPAIIGGSALLADGIITPPISVSSAVEGIRTFYPEINTIPIVIGILFVLFAIQQFGTKLVGKFFAPMMLIWFSMLGILGIIQIVKHPEVVKAFNPYYAYHLLTIHPEGFFVLGLVFLCTTGAEALYSDMGHCGRKNIRISWIFVKATLLLNYFGQGAYLIHHEGQTLETLGGKYGNPFYLIMADWFQPFGIMIATLAAVIASQALITGSFTLINEAMRLNFWPKVKIKYPTELKGQLYIPSINWLLFFGCVGIVIHFEESSNMEHAYGLAIILCMIMTTILLNFYLIMKRVKLYFMVPLITIYLMIELSFLAANVTKFADGGYVTLMIAIVLISIMTTWYLAKKINKSYTKIVKIEDYKKVLKELSVDLSIPKYATHLVYMTNANRSDEIEEKVMYSILQKRPKRADIYWFVHVNILTEPYKTEYRVTEILKDDLYRIDFNLGFREPTKINLMFKEVIKDMVQKGEVDITSRYESLNKNNILGDFKFVLSEKFLSNDSDLRWYEKIVMNSYFFIKKLSLSEERAFGLDSSSVKIEKFPMVLHAPELVGLTRVE; this is encoded by the coding sequence ATGAGCATATCACATAAAGATTTACATACTAAATTATCTTTAGGAGGCCTATTAATAACATTAGGGATTATATACGGAGATATTGGAACCTCACCTTTGTATGTAATGAAAGCTATTCTTGGCGACCATACCATTAACGCTGATGTCGTTTTAGGCGGTATTTCCGCTGTTTTTTGGACATTAACACTACAAACAACTATCAAATATGTCCTCATCACTTTGAGTGCAGACAATCATGGAGAAGGTGGAATATTTGCCCTTTATGCTTTAGTAAAAAAAACAAAAATTACTTGGCTAATAGTCCCCGCCATTATTGGAGGAAGTGCATTACTTGCTGACGGAATTATCACACCCCCCATTTCAGTTTCCTCAGCGGTAGAAGGAATTAGAACTTTTTACCCAGAAATAAACACTATACCTATTGTAATCGGAATTTTGTTTGTTTTATTTGCAATTCAACAATTTGGAACTAAATTGGTAGGTAAGTTTTTTGCTCCCATGATGTTAATTTGGTTTAGCATGCTAGGAATTCTTGGAATCATACAAATAGTAAAACACCCTGAAGTTGTCAAAGCATTCAACCCTTACTATGCCTATCACCTACTAACCATACATCCGGAAGGGTTTTTCGTTTTAGGATTAGTTTTTTTATGTACTACGGGAGCTGAAGCTCTTTACTCAGATATGGGACATTGTGGACGAAAAAACATTCGCATCAGCTGGATTTTTGTCAAAGCAACTTTACTACTAAACTATTTTGGACAAGGAGCTTATTTGATTCACCACGAAGGACAGACTTTAGAAACTTTAGGCGGAAAATATGGAAATCCGTTTTACCTGATAATGGCTGATTGGTTTCAACCTTTTGGAATCATGATTGCCACATTAGCAGCAGTAATTGCATCCCAAGCTTTAATTACAGGCTCGTTTACTTTAATTAACGAAGCGATGCGTTTAAATTTTTGGCCAAAGGTAAAAATTAAATACCCTACTGAACTCAAAGGACAATTGTACATACCCTCTATCAACTGGCTATTATTTTTTGGTTGTGTAGGTATTGTGATCCATTTTGAGGAATCAAGTAACATGGAACATGCTTATGGATTAGCGATTATCCTTTGCATGATTATGACCACTATTTTACTCAACTTTTATTTGATAATGAAAAGAGTAAAACTATACTTCATGGTTCCTTTGATCACAATTTATTTAATGATCGAACTAAGCTTCCTTGCTGCCAACGTAACCAAATTTGCAGATGGTGGCTATGTAACATTAATGATTGCAATTGTACTAATTTCAATAATGACAACTTGGTATCTTGCCAAAAAAATAAATAAAAGCTATACTAAAATTGTAAAAATAGAAGACTATAAAAAAGTTCTAAAAGAATTGAGTGTTGATCTTAGCATTCCTAAATATGCTACCCATTTAGTCTATATGACTAACGCCAATCGCTCTGATGAAATTGAAGAAAAGGTAATGTATTCCATTTTACAAAAAAGACCTAAAAGGGCAGATATTTATTGGTTTGTCCATGTGAATATTCTGACTGAACCTTATAAAACAGAATACCGAGTAACCGAAATATTAAAAGACGATTTATATCGTATCGATTTCAACTTAGGGTTTAGAGAACCTACTAAAATCAACCTTATGTTCAAAGAGGTGATTAAGGATATGGTCCAGAAAGGCGAAGTAGATATTACCAGCAGATATGAATCTTTGAACAAAAACAATATCCTTGGTGATTTCAAATTTGTATTATCAGAAAAATTTCTTTCTAACGACAGTGACTTAAGATGGTATGAAAAAATTGTGATGAACTCATATTTTTTCATCAAAAAACTAAGCTTATCAGAAGAAAGAGCCTTTGGACTAGACAGTAGTTCCGTTAAAATAGAGAAATTTCCAATGGTGCTTCACGCCCCTGAACTTGTAGGATTAACACGTGTAGAATAA
- a CDS encoding dihydrofolate reductase, with protein MKFQYSLNLFVMLLVSVVIHSQKENKRAFKVKDNTSFEYVVEQFADIKVLRYQIPDWENLTLKEQQLVYYLTQAGTSGRDIMWDQNYKHNLKIREALEQIYTKYKGDKSVADWVNFEIYLKRVWFSNGIHHHYSNDKIKPEFSEKYFITLLKGTKTFLEPNIIAVLFNEKDSKKVNLDESKGLVEGSAINFYGNGISHKEIEVFYAQKKSPDPKKPYSFGLNSKLVRNKQGQLEEKVWKSNGMYGAAIDRIIYWLEMAKTVAENSMQADALGLLIEYYTTGNLKTWDDYNIAWLRATDGNIDYINGFVEVYNDPLGYRGSYENIVQIKDFDMSQKMEVISKNAQWFEDNSPLMELHKKKNVVGVSYKTVIVAGEAGDSSPSTPIGVNLPNADWIRAQYGSKSVSLGNIVEAYSKSAGKDRVAEFVNDDEELELAKKYGATGDKLHTALHEVVGHASGQINAGVGTPKETLKSYASTMEEGRADLVALYYLYNPKIEELGLVVNWQEVGMESYDAYIRNGLFTQLIRIKLGESIEEAHMRNRQWVSAWVYEKGLQDEVIVKNTRNGKTYFNITDYGKLHELFGQLLREVQRIKSEGDYEAAKALVENYGVKIDAKLHAEVLDRNKQFPSAPYSGFVNPVLEPKLNSKGIIIAVEVKQPKTFAEQMLSYSNNFSFLPLEN; from the coding sequence ATGAAATTTCAATACAGTTTAAATTTGTTTGTAATGCTACTAGTGTCGGTGGTTATTCATTCTCAAAAAGAAAATAAACGGGCATTCAAAGTTAAAGACAATACTTCTTTTGAATATGTTGTAGAGCAATTTGCGGACATTAAAGTGTTGCGTTATCAAATCCCAGATTGGGAGAATTTAACGTTGAAAGAACAACAACTGGTTTATTATCTAACTCAAGCTGGTACTTCGGGGCGAGATATTATGTGGGATCAAAATTACAAACATAATTTAAAAATAAGAGAAGCCTTGGAGCAAATTTATACTAAGTATAAAGGTGATAAGTCAGTTGCAGATTGGGTAAATTTTGAAATATATTTAAAAAGAGTTTGGTTTTCAAACGGGATTCACCACCATTATTCCAATGATAAAATCAAACCTGAATTTTCTGAAAAATATTTTATTACGCTTTTGAAGGGTACTAAAACTTTTTTAGAACCCAATATTATTGCTGTACTTTTTAATGAAAAAGACAGTAAAAAAGTAAATTTGGATGAGTCCAAAGGATTGGTGGAAGGCTCCGCAATAAATTTTTATGGAAACGGAATTTCACATAAAGAGATTGAGGTTTTTTATGCTCAAAAGAAGAGTCCAGATCCAAAGAAACCCTATTCTTTTGGGTTGAATTCTAAGTTGGTTCGAAATAAACAAGGTCAGCTGGAAGAGAAAGTTTGGAAAAGTAACGGTATGTATGGTGCTGCGATTGATAGAATCATTTATTGGTTGGAAATGGCCAAAACGGTTGCTGAGAATAGTATGCAAGCTGATGCTTTAGGGTTGTTAATTGAATACTATACAACAGGAAATTTAAAAACATGGGACGATTATAATATTGCATGGTTGCGAGCTACTGATGGGAATATTGATTATATCAATGGATTTGTTGAGGTGTATAATGATCCCTTGGGTTATCGTGGTTCCTACGAAAATATTGTACAAATTAAGGATTTTGATATGTCGCAGAAAATGGAAGTAATATCCAAAAATGCACAATGGTTTGAAGATAATTCTCCATTAATGGAATTACATAAAAAGAAAAATGTAGTTGGGGTATCTTATAAAACAGTGATTGTAGCAGGGGAAGCAGGTGATTCCTCGCCTAGTACACCTATTGGAGTAAATCTGCCCAATGCGGATTGGATTAGAGCTCAATATGGGTCTAAATCGGTATCATTAGGAAATATTGTTGAAGCTTACTCAAAATCGGCTGGAAAAGACAGGGTCGCCGAATTTGTTAATGATGATGAAGAACTTGAATTAGCAAAAAAATACGGTGCGACTGGGGATAAATTGCATACAGCTTTACATGAAGTGGTAGGGCATGCCTCAGGACAAATTAATGCAGGTGTTGGGACTCCTAAAGAAACATTAAAAAGTTACGCTTCAACAATGGAAGAAGGTAGAGCTGATTTGGTGGCTTTATATTACTTGTACAATCCTAAAATTGAAGAACTAGGATTGGTGGTTAATTGGCAAGAAGTAGGAATGGAATCTTATGACGCCTATATTCGAAATGGGTTATTTACACAATTAATCCGAATTAAATTAGGTGAAAGTATTGAGGAAGCTCATATGCGAAACCGCCAGTGGGTGAGTGCATGGGTATATGAAAAAGGCCTTCAGGATGAGGTTATTGTAAAAAACACTCGTAACGGTAAAACTTATTTCAATATTACGGATTATGGAAAACTTCACGAACTGTTTGGACAATTATTGAGAGAAGTACAACGCATCAAATCCGAAGGTGATTATGAAGCAGCCAAAGCTTTAGTTGAAAATTATGGAGTAAAAATTGATGCCAAACTACATGCTGAGGTTTTAGATAGAAACAAACAGTTTCCTTCTGCTCCTTATAGTGGTTTTGTTAATCCAGTTTTGGAGCCAAAATTAAATTCGAAAGGTATAATTATTGCTGTTGAAGTGAAGCAACCCAAAACGTTTGCGGAGCAAATGTTGTCATATTCTAATAATTTTAGTTTTTTGCCTTTAGAAAATTAG
- a CDS encoding sigma-70 family RNA polymerase sigma factor: protein MLEEKDFIERLLDPRTQNESFQKLLFDYQKPLYNHIRNIVLNHDDADDVLQNTFIKVFQHLKNFKGESKLFSWMYRIATNEALTFLNQKVKKSGITSETLQNKVIDNLKSDTYFDGDELQIKLQRAITLLPEKQQLVFKMKYFEELKYEEISEIVGTSVGALKASYHHAVKKIEAFITNN, encoded by the coding sequence TTGCTCGAAGAAAAAGATTTTATTGAACGATTGTTAGATCCTAGAACGCAAAACGAATCGTTTCAAAAACTCTTGTTTGATTATCAGAAACCATTATACAACCACATTCGAAACATTGTGCTAAATCATGACGATGCTGATGATGTATTGCAAAATACCTTTATAAAAGTATTTCAACATTTAAAAAATTTTAAAGGTGAAAGTAAGTTGTTTTCATGGATGTATCGGATTGCTACCAATGAGGCACTTACTTTTTTGAACCAAAAAGTTAAAAAAAGTGGAATAACTTCAGAAACATTGCAAAACAAAGTCATTGATAACTTAAAATCAGACACTTACTTTGATGGGGACGAATTACAAATAAAATTACAAAGAGCAATTACCCTACTTCCTGAAAAACAACAATTAGTATTCAAGATGAAATATTTCGAAGAGTTAAAATATGAAGAGATTTCTGAAATAGTAGGAACCTCAGTAGGAGCTTTAAAGGCGTCTTATCATCATGCTGTAAAAAAAATTGAAGCATTTATTACCAACAATTAA
- the rho gene encoding transcription termination factor Rho: MFDISALKEMKLAELQEIAKAAKTIKFNGVKKETLIGLILGHETSVKVDSGSDVNTEASDDSDKPKRARILPVKKAVISKTTSKKAIEKESSNGDNDSVVETEAVQEKAIVEVNAEAGDPEKKGPKIVKFSKSAYEQKIALKKEKEESKELVKETVEVVENTEATESNSPAKKINPNQLNKQNPNFKSKKSNFRDADFEFDGIIESEGVLEMMPDGYGFLRSSDYNYLASPDDIYLSTSQIRLFGLKTGDTVKGVVRPPKEGEKFFPLVRVLKINGHDPQVVRDRVSFEHLTPVFPSEKFKLAERQSTISTRIIDLFSPIGKGQRGMIVAQPKTGKTMLLKEIANAIAANHPEVYLIVLLIDERPEEVTDMQRSVRGEVIASTFDREPQEHVKIANIVLEKAKRLVECGHDVVILLDSITRLARAYNTVQPASGKVLSGGVDANALQKPKRFFGAARNVENGGSLSIIATALTETGSKMDEVIFEEFKGTGNMELQLDRKIANKRIFPAIDLTSSSTRRDDMLLDENTLQRMWIMRKYLADMNPVEAMSFINDRFRKTRNNEEFLISMND, encoded by the coding sequence ATGTTTGATATTTCTGCATTAAAAGAAATGAAGCTAGCTGAGCTTCAAGAAATAGCTAAAGCTGCTAAAACTATAAAATTTAATGGTGTTAAAAAAGAGACTTTAATTGGTCTAATTTTAGGCCATGAAACAAGTGTGAAGGTTGACTCAGGATCTGACGTCAATACTGAAGCAAGTGATGATTCAGATAAGCCTAAGAGAGCACGAATACTTCCTGTGAAAAAGGCAGTTATATCTAAAACTACATCAAAAAAAGCTATAGAAAAGGAATCGTCAAATGGTGACAATGATTCTGTAGTGGAAACTGAAGCAGTTCAAGAAAAAGCAATTGTCGAGGTCAATGCTGAAGCCGGAGATCCAGAAAAAAAAGGTCCTAAAATTGTAAAGTTTAGTAAGTCAGCTTACGAACAGAAAATTGCACTAAAAAAGGAAAAAGAGGAATCTAAGGAATTAGTCAAAGAAACTGTAGAAGTCGTTGAAAATACGGAAGCAACAGAATCAAATAGTCCAGCTAAAAAGATAAATCCAAATCAATTAAATAAGCAAAATCCAAATTTTAAAAGTAAGAAAAGTAACTTTAGAGATGCTGATTTTGAGTTTGATGGAATTATAGAAAGTGAAGGTGTGTTAGAAATGATGCCTGATGGGTATGGTTTCTTACGTTCTTCTGATTACAATTATTTAGCTTCGCCAGATGATATTTATTTGTCAACTTCACAAATTAGATTGTTTGGACTAAAAACGGGTGATACTGTAAAAGGAGTCGTAAGACCCCCTAAGGAAGGAGAGAAATTTTTTCCTTTAGTTCGAGTTCTCAAAATTAATGGTCACGACCCACAAGTGGTGAGAGATAGGGTTTCGTTTGAACATCTTACTCCTGTTTTTCCTTCAGAGAAATTTAAATTAGCCGAAAGACAAAGTACGATTTCAACTCGTATTATTGATTTGTTTTCTCCAATTGGTAAAGGACAACGTGGTATGATTGTCGCTCAACCTAAAACGGGTAAAACTATGTTGTTGAAAGAAATAGCAAATGCTATTGCGGCCAATCATCCTGAAGTTTATTTAATCGTTTTGTTAATTGACGAACGTCCTGAAGAGGTTACTGATATGCAACGTAGTGTAAGAGGTGAGGTTATTGCTTCTACTTTTGATAGAGAGCCTCAAGAGCATGTAAAGATTGCTAATATTGTTCTTGAAAAAGCTAAAAGATTAGTGGAGTGTGGACATGATGTAGTAATTCTTTTGGATTCGATTACTCGTTTGGCAAGAGCTTATAATACAGTGCAGCCAGCTTCTGGAAAAGTATTGAGTGGTGGTGTGGATGCGAATGCGTTACAAAAACCAAAACGTTTTTTTGGTGCTGCCCGTAATGTAGAGAATGGCGGTTCGTTAAGTATTATTGCAACAGCTTTAACTGAAACAGGTTCTAAAATGGATGAAGTTATCTTTGAGGAATTCAAAGGTACAGGTAATATGGAGCTGCAGTTGGATCGTAAGATTGCAAACAAACGTATCTTCCCGGCTATTGATTTGACTTCTTCTAGTACAAGACGTGATGATATGCTTTTGGATGAAAATACATTACAAAGAATGTGGATCATGCGTAAATATCTTGCTGATATGAATCCTGTTGAAGCAATGAGCTTTATAAACGACCGTTTTAGAAAAACTAGAAATAACGAAGAGTTCTTGATTTCGATGAATGATTAA
- a CDS encoding methyltransferase domain-containing protein, whose translation MRLHRNLVYTTIDSLNAIFNEGEYADKVVARALKKDKRWGSSDRKFVAETIYEVVRWKRLYAEVAEVKEPFDRDNLWRMFSVWAVLRGYPIPDWRQLEGTPERKIKGRFAELSKTRAIKESIPDWMDEACVKELGEEVWSKEITAQNQPAKVILRTNTLKTTKENLRAILMDLDIHTDPLEKQPDALVLKERANVFMTDAFKQGFFEVQDANSQLVAAFLDVKPGMRVVDTCAGAGGKTLHIAALMENKGQLIAMDLYESKLKQLKIRAKRDGAFNIEYRIIDSTKIIKRLHEKADRVLIDAPCSGLGVLKRNPDAKWKLQPEFIDNIRKIQAEVLESYSKIVKPGGKLVYATCSILPSENQEQVERFLTTEIGKQFTFIKDDKILASESGFDGFYMALLERKQ comes from the coding sequence ATGAGATTACACAGAAATTTAGTTTACACCACAATCGATTCTCTAAATGCCATCTTCAACGAAGGAGAATACGCTGACAAAGTGGTTGCAAGAGCTTTAAAAAAAGACAAACGTTGGGGAAGTTCAGATAGAAAATTTGTTGCCGAAACTATATACGAAGTTGTTCGTTGGAAAAGACTATACGCAGAAGTTGCAGAAGTAAAAGAACCTTTTGACCGTGATAACTTATGGCGAATGTTTTCAGTATGGGCAGTTTTAAGAGGGTATCCAATTCCTGACTGGCGTCAATTGGAAGGTACACCGGAGAGAAAAATTAAAGGGCGTTTTGCTGAATTATCAAAAACACGCGCTATCAAAGAATCTATTCCAGATTGGATGGATGAGGCATGTGTCAAAGAACTAGGGGAAGAAGTTTGGTCGAAAGAAATTACAGCTCAAAACCAACCTGCGAAAGTGATTTTGAGAACAAATACACTTAAGACGACTAAGGAAAACCTAAGAGCTATCTTGATGGATTTAGATATCCACACAGATCCCTTAGAGAAACAACCCGATGCTTTGGTTTTAAAAGAAAGAGCAAACGTCTTTATGACTGATGCTTTCAAACAAGGTTTTTTTGAAGTACAAGATGCCAATTCGCAATTGGTTGCCGCATTCCTTGATGTAAAACCAGGAATGAGAGTAGTAGACACTTGCGCTGGTGCTGGAGGAAAAACATTGCATATTGCTGCCTTGATGGAAAACAAAGGGCAGTTAATTGCTATGGATTTATACGAAAGTAAATTAAAGCAATTAAAAATAAGAGCTAAACGTGATGGCGCCTTTAATATTGAATACCGTATTATTGATAGCACAAAAATAATCAAACGTTTACACGAAAAAGCAGACCGTGTTTTGATTGACGCTCCTTGTAGTGGTTTAGGTGTTTTAAAAAGAAACCCAGATGCAAAATGGAAATTGCAACCAGAGTTCATCGACAATATTCGTAAAATACAAGCAGAGGTTTTAGAAAGTTATTCTAAAATTGTAAAACCAGGTGGAAAACTAGTTTATGCTACCTGTTCTATTTTACCATCCGAAAATCAAGAACAAGTAGAACGTTTTTTAACTACTGAAATCGGAAAGCAATTTACCTTCATTAAAGACGATAAAATTTTAGCTTCAGAATCTGGATTTGATGGTTTTTACATGGCTTTATTAGAAAGAAAACAGTAA
- a CDS encoding sensor of ECF-type sigma factor, which translates to MNFKKILFLLLTLSFYSYAQQGMSEKRDQIKDLKVAFFNSELNLSSTESDKFWPIYNTFDDKQFEIRHQKIKTYRNLMKDQILNKMKEKEASDLLSQIESTDEELYQLRKNLINNLKRVLPKIKIIKLKKAEEDFNRKLLQQYKEKNSKN; encoded by the coding sequence ATGAATTTCAAAAAAATACTTTTTCTTTTACTAACCTTGTCATTTTATTCATATGCTCAGCAAGGGATGTCCGAAAAAAGAGACCAAATTAAAGATTTAAAAGTTGCTTTTTTCAATTCAGAGTTAAATTTGTCCTCTACTGAATCAGATAAATTTTGGCCTATTTACAACACTTTTGATGACAAACAATTCGAAATCAGGCATCAAAAAATCAAAACTTATCGGAATTTAATGAAAGATCAGATCTTAAATAAAATGAAAGAAAAGGAAGCCAGCGATTTACTTTCACAAATTGAAAGCACTGATGAGGAGCTTTATCAACTTAGAAAAAATTTGATTAACAATTTAAAGAGGGTATTACCCAAAATCAAAATCATTAAATTAAAAAAAGCTGAAGAAGACTTTAACCGAAAACTACTTCAACAGTATAAAGAAAAAAACTCAAAAAATTAA
- a CDS encoding transcriptional regulator produces MRILKYLILLVLLSFVTLSIFVATQKGEFNIERSKVINSSKSSVYNYVNDLKNWEDFGSWMEEDTLIKIVYAPTTIGPGASYSWEGNEGSGKMKTLFVKENDSIAQKMSFNDTSSSVSWSFKDTVGGTKVTWKTTGEMSFFFKIYAALNGGPDKIIGQMYEKSLNNLDKALDYEINTYTVKEYGLVKRPNIYYIGQTFTSEIEKVYKNAKIATPNINGFCQENNISITGKPFIIYHTYDLIKQITKITICIPIKTEIFISPGSDLNSGKLEATEAVKTVLTGDYSHMQKAIDKGIAFLNKNQIKADPTISHIEWFTLDRNEVKNPSKWVTEIYIPLTPKIIAPKVTITPTVTPTPETVEVKEEETPIATPISIKVHPLKSIKPVIKKIEPKKMPVIEKREEPSEF; encoded by the coding sequence ATGCGAATTCTAAAATATCTAATCCTTTTAGTACTACTAAGCTTTGTAACCTTGTCAATTTTTGTTGCTACACAAAAAGGCGAATTTAACATTGAAAGAAGCAAAGTCATTAATAGCTCAAAATCATCCGTTTACAACTATGTAAATGACTTGAAAAATTGGGAAGATTTTGGTTCTTGGATGGAAGAAGATACCCTAATAAAAATAGTATATGCGCCAACAACTATAGGCCCTGGCGCTTCATATTCATGGGAAGGAAACGAAGGAAGTGGAAAGATGAAAACTCTTTTTGTAAAAGAAAATGACAGCATTGCTCAAAAAATGAGTTTTAATGACACTTCATCCAGTGTATCATGGAGCTTTAAAGACACTGTTGGAGGAACTAAAGTGACATGGAAAACTACTGGAGAAATGAGCTTTTTTTTCAAGATATATGCTGCACTAAATGGTGGTCCTGACAAAATCATTGGTCAGATGTATGAAAAAAGTCTAAACAACTTAGACAAAGCATTAGATTATGAAATCAATACTTATACAGTCAAAGAATATGGTTTAGTTAAAAGACCTAATATCTACTATATTGGACAAACATTTACATCCGAGATTGAGAAGGTTTATAAAAACGCAAAGATTGCAACACCTAATATTAATGGTTTTTGCCAAGAAAACAATATTAGTATTACAGGAAAACCTTTTATCATTTACCACACCTATGATTTAATTAAGCAAATAACCAAAATCACTATTTGCATCCCTATAAAAACGGAAATTTTCATAAGTCCAGGTAGTGATCTTAACTCCGGAAAACTGGAAGCTACTGAAGCTGTTAAAACAGTATTGACTGGTGATTATTCCCATATGCAAAAAGCCATAGATAAAGGCATTGCCTTTTTAAATAAAAACCAAATTAAAGCAGACCCAACTATTTCACATATTGAATGGTTTACTCTTGATCGAAATGAAGTGAAAAATCCATCCAAATGGGTTACCGAAATTTATATTCCACTTACGCCTAAAATAATTGCTCCTAAGGTCACAATTACACCAACAGTAACACCCACACCCGAAACTGTTGAAGTAAAAGAAGAAGAAACACCTATTGCAACGCCTATTTCCATTAAAGTTCACCCTTTGAAAAGCATTAAACCTGTAATCAAAAAAATTGAACCTAAAAAAATGCCTGTGATTGAGAAAAGAGAAGAACCATCTGAATTTTAG